A single window of Archangium gephyra DNA harbors:
- a CDS encoding ATP-binding protein, producing the protein MPSTSSVRPSASLARSTLISMGVRIAVIIALATFFSYLHIFHSMRDQALAQLERHVVDRSQREQEIFLLAQDNHVALKQALRERIEAWSQKDPRPQFDALFARMPDGTLRNQFQGFDGTRMPQVFVAQGVQVDDDFRRRLIAAYEVTAQYGPPLHARFTDTYVMLPEGALVMYWPKAPTWSLDTEATYSFMTLDYFTDSLVQNNPQRKTRWTGIYEDEPSKVWLSSCTTPLDLDGRHVASVGSDVLLEELMDRTINNHLPGAYNLLFRDDGQLVAHPFLENKGGEALNILSPHPGQGTPEQHTRLRDIFERVRARAPGQSVLELPQHGEYLAVARLEGPGWNLVTVMPEGVMSSAALAASRYVLVFGLASLLLELAIMYWVLKQQITRPLGAFTQAAGQLAAGDFNVTLPSSRDDELGRLGAAFQHMAQKLQQREEALRQANEGLEQRVEERTRELKEVHRQLVQSARQAGMAEIATNVLHNVGNVLNSVQTAAMLARERVSGMKLEQVGRVASLLEQHRDDLGHFLTQTERGQKAMPFLNQLSQNLVDERQELMTLLEDVNRYTEHIGSVVKLQQNYARMPRLHEPVLMEELVRDALRINAAGLSRHQVQVEQHLNVLPPVHTDKNKVLMILVNLISNAKYALDALPQQERRITVRLEPPAGDQLRIEVRDTGVGIAPEMLTRIFQYGFTTRQEGHGFGLHSSALAAQELGGSLTAHSEGLGQGATFVLELPCPAPQGTA; encoded by the coding sequence ATGCCGTCCACCTCCTCCGTACGCCCCAGCGCCTCCCTTGCTCGCTCGACGCTCATCAGCATGGGCGTGCGCATCGCGGTCATCATCGCCCTGGCCACCTTCTTCAGCTACCTCCACATCTTCCACTCCATGCGCGATCAAGCCCTCGCGCAGCTGGAGCGGCATGTGGTGGATCGCAGCCAGAGGGAGCAGGAGATCTTCCTGCTGGCCCAGGACAACCACGTGGCCCTCAAGCAGGCCCTGCGTGAGCGCATCGAGGCCTGGAGCCAGAAGGATCCCCGGCCCCAGTTCGACGCCCTGTTCGCGCGGATGCCGGATGGGACCCTCCGCAATCAGTTCCAGGGCTTCGATGGCACGCGGATGCCGCAGGTCTTCGTTGCCCAGGGCGTGCAGGTGGATGACGACTTCCGCCGCCGGCTCATCGCCGCGTACGAGGTCACCGCTCAGTACGGGCCTCCGTTGCATGCCCGCTTCACGGATACCTACGTCATGCTGCCCGAGGGCGCGCTGGTGATGTACTGGCCGAAGGCACCCACCTGGAGCCTGGACACCGAGGCCACCTACTCGTTCATGACGCTCGACTACTTCACGGACTCCCTCGTCCAGAACAACCCCCAGCGCAAGACGCGCTGGACGGGCATCTACGAGGATGAGCCCAGCAAGGTGTGGCTGTCCTCGTGCACCACGCCGCTGGACCTCGACGGCCGCCATGTCGCCTCCGTGGGCTCCGATGTGCTCCTGGAGGAGCTGATGGATCGGACCATCAACAACCACCTGCCTGGCGCCTACAACCTCCTCTTTCGCGATGATGGCCAGCTCGTCGCCCACCCCTTCCTGGAGAACAAGGGCGGGGAGGCCCTCAACATCCTGAGCCCTCACCCGGGGCAGGGGACCCCCGAGCAGCACACCCGCCTGCGTGACATCTTCGAGCGGGTGCGGGCCCGCGCGCCGGGCCAGAGTGTGTTGGAGCTGCCCCAGCACGGCGAGTACCTCGCCGTGGCGCGGCTGGAGGGCCCCGGCTGGAACCTGGTCACGGTGATGCCCGAGGGGGTGATGTCCTCGGCGGCCCTCGCGGCCTCGCGCTACGTGCTGGTGTTCGGCCTGGCCTCGCTGCTGCTGGAGCTGGCCATCATGTACTGGGTGCTCAAGCAGCAGATAACGCGCCCCCTGGGGGCCTTCACCCAGGCCGCGGGCCAGCTGGCCGCCGGCGACTTCAACGTCACCCTGCCGTCCTCGCGCGATGACGAGCTGGGACGGCTGGGCGCCGCCTTCCAGCACATGGCCCAGAAGCTCCAGCAGCGCGAGGAAGCGTTGCGGCAGGCCAACGAGGGCCTGGAGCAGCGTGTCGAGGAGCGCACCCGCGAGCTGAAGGAGGTGCATCGGCAACTGGTGCAGAGCGCCCGGCAGGCCGGCATGGCGGAGATCGCCACCAACGTGCTGCACAACGTGGGCAACGTGCTCAACAGCGTCCAGACGGCCGCGATGCTGGCCAGGGAGCGGGTGAGCGGGATGAAGCTCGAGCAGGTGGGGCGGGTGGCGAGCCTGCTGGAGCAGCACCGCGACGACCTGGGGCACTTCCTCACCCAGACCGAGCGGGGCCAGAAGGCGATGCCCTTCCTGAACCAGCTGAGCCAGAACCTGGTGGATGAGCGCCAGGAGTTGATGACCTTGCTGGAGGACGTCAACCGCTACACCGAGCACATTGGCAGCGTCGTCAAGCTGCAGCAGAACTATGCCCGTATGCCGCGGCTGCACGAGCCGGTGCTCATGGAGGAGCTGGTGCGGGATGCGCTGCGCATCAACGCCGCGGGGCTGAGCCGCCATCAGGTGCAGGTGGAGCAGCACCTGAACGTGCTGCCCCCGGTGCACACCGACAAGAACAAGGTGTTGATGATCCTGGTCAACCTCATCAGCAACGCCAAGTACGCCCTGGATGCCTTGCCCCAGCAGGAGCGGCGCATCACGGTGCGGCTGGAGCCCCCCGCGGGCGACCAGCTGCGGATAGAAGTGCGCGACACCGGGGTGGGGATCGCACCGGAGATGCTCACCCGCATCTTCCAGTACGGCTTCACCACCCGCCAGGAGGGGCACGGCTTCGGGCTGCACTCCAGCGCCCTGGCGGCGCAGGAGCTGGGCGGCTCGCTCACCGCCCACAGCGAGGGGTTGGGGCAGGGGGCCACGTTCGTGCTGGAACTGCCCTGTCCTGCGCCTCAGGGGACAGCGTGA
- a CDS encoding C25 family cysteine peptidase yields the protein MELELLLAHADDHRPVLESGLPDDSLGQAQASAQRSQTPTHLSDPGGDPNDLAAQRWAVIAPEGPAGDRLLALVAPLRQWREQQQGAPARCFRVAPGLGGPEAVRWKNTVLRDESVPEREWPRYLLILGDLGQVSLEFQQGLGSDVFVGRLAFRDERGLEAYVDKVLRWERAPSKESRARSLFFTAHDGTAATRVGYQQLVLPGIQACRARQQRGELNADIQEVGSTEDWSAQHLLDQVAMPRPGVLLSVSHGLGAPRKGWSSVSEQQALQGAMSLGREHLRAEDVASRPFLPGGFWVYLACFGGGTPQSSPYFHWLRRLQDAGARMGSPESVLASLPKAGEPPFIAALPQAALANPNGPLALIAHVDLAWSYGFSDVDTQTRGRASRFLGLLRELVEGRRAGVGLSALLRFASEANLELTLLEDGAESDRAAGRATEQDGVRRGHLWMMRQDVSGYVLLGDPAVRLPLAPAVSRAVSPSMSNAAALLGLPVGLPMAASAGPGVQGMEEAVVALMTGAESPKAIAARVGVSLAELRHWERTFREAGRAALASLSGSKGQG from the coding sequence ATGGAACTCGAGCTGCTGCTGGCCCACGCCGATGATCACCGGCCCGTGCTGGAATCCGGCCTGCCCGATGACTCGCTGGGGCAGGCTCAAGCCTCGGCGCAGCGCTCGCAGACGCCCACGCACCTGTCGGACCCGGGGGGAGATCCCAATGACCTGGCCGCCCAGCGCTGGGCCGTGATTGCTCCCGAGGGTCCCGCGGGTGACAGGCTGCTCGCCCTCGTCGCGCCGCTGCGCCAGTGGCGTGAGCAGCAGCAGGGGGCTCCCGCGCGCTGCTTCCGTGTCGCTCCGGGCCTGGGAGGCCCCGAGGCCGTGCGCTGGAAGAACACCGTGCTGCGTGACGAGTCCGTTCCCGAGCGTGAGTGGCCTCGCTACCTGCTCATCCTGGGAGACCTGGGGCAGGTGTCGCTGGAGTTCCAGCAGGGGCTGGGCAGCGATGTCTTCGTGGGTCGGCTCGCCTTCCGTGACGAGCGGGGCCTGGAAGCCTATGTCGACAAGGTGCTGCGCTGGGAGCGCGCGCCGTCCAAGGAGTCCCGGGCGCGCTCGCTCTTCTTCACCGCGCATGACGGCACCGCCGCCACCCGGGTGGGTTATCAGCAGCTCGTCCTCCCGGGCATTCAAGCGTGCCGCGCCCGCCAGCAGCGGGGTGAGCTCAACGCGGACATTCAGGAGGTGGGGAGCACCGAGGACTGGTCCGCCCAGCACCTGCTGGACCAGGTTGCCATGCCTCGTCCGGGCGTCCTGCTGTCGGTGAGCCACGGGCTGGGCGCGCCACGCAAGGGCTGGTCCTCGGTGAGCGAGCAGCAGGCCCTCCAGGGCGCCATGAGCCTGGGGCGCGAGCACCTGCGCGCCGAGGACGTGGCCTCGCGGCCCTTCCTGCCGGGAGGCTTCTGGGTGTACCTGGCCTGCTTCGGCGGCGGCACGCCCCAGTCGAGCCCGTACTTCCACTGGCTGCGACGGCTCCAGGACGCGGGCGCGCGGATGGGCAGTCCCGAGTCCGTGCTCGCTTCCCTGCCCAAGGCCGGAGAGCCTCCGTTCATCGCCGCGCTGCCGCAGGCCGCGCTGGCCAATCCGAATGGGCCGCTGGCCCTCATCGCCCACGTGGACCTGGCGTGGAGCTATGGCTTCTCGGACGTGGACACCCAGACGCGCGGCCGTGCCTCGCGCTTCCTCGGCCTGCTGCGCGAGCTGGTGGAGGGACGCCGCGCTGGTGTGGGCCTGTCCGCGCTGCTGCGCTTCGCCTCCGAGGCCAATCTGGAGCTCACGCTGCTCGAGGACGGGGCGGAGTCGGACCGGGCCGCCGGGCGTGCCACGGAGCAGGACGGTGTGCGGCGCGGTCACCTGTGGATGATGCGCCAGGATGTGTCCGGCTACGTGCTGCTGGGAGATCCGGCCGTGCGTCTGCCATTGGCTCCGGCTGTGTCCCGTGCCGTCTCGCCTTCCATGTCCAATGCCGCGGCCCTGCTGGGCCTGCCCGTGGGGCTTCCCATGGCGGCCTCCGCTGGGCCCGGTGTGCAGGGAATGGAAGAGGCGGTGGTAGCGCTGATGACGGGAGCGGAGTCACCCAAGGCCATCGCCGCCCGCGTGGGTGTATCGCTTGCCGAGCTGCGCCACTGGGAGCGCACCTTCCGCGAGGCGGGCCGCGCCGCGCTGGCCTCGCTCTCTGGTTCCAAGGGCCAGGGCTAG